A region from the Aegilops tauschii subsp. strangulata cultivar AL8/78 chromosome 5, Aet v6.0, whole genome shotgun sequence genome encodes:
- the LOC109763455 gene encoding DDT domain-containing protein DDR4 → MAASSPPEQDPPHEPPPAEAEAAAPPARRTRPPRACSRPLAPPAPPPRRPGPGRPRKIAEEEREEAEPDAPQCRVVTPLVAEPADPGELPRWRLRCMWELASVLNFLQVFRPLLNIAVEFTAEELEDAILVPNGTLEYLHVPLLRSIPPVARMSMADGKWVTVLCRKLKDWWHLVAEGNLPIVASHGAEIETYKELEPATRLMILKAICDIRCEQEDVRIFVDSCLKKGYHLRDFCKERIGGDSHGISYWYDEDPILGHRLYREIRQVEYVKEQTRKSKRKGFLGVPVVSYQWETVATNFVEFEAAAEKLFSSSNRTEVSLGKKLKLNYLPEMEKTHKKKEKLLKKQQREALLLNSYLTFDRFTSGRSHRERKRVTYTFDDYDRSINEALKAIKKSENPVQVVATTNRGVLVPTREASSNGTLAGPSPVCNGRRGESPLKSYSYQGSGGEEKAETLDRRSRQRKRSQRYTTDFVENVSDIDTNFDSDDDIMGEAVYDEEYLRSRKQPKASTSEYDGEFRSEDQAEYSLSSEDEEGIQRSKRLPTRSPQGARLKSMDVIQTGIKRNKRSTRPHMNHQRHSGKDTKLGKPGEPNALDPDASSDAPDSAKTSIKSQEQRLLHIVKMHAPGREESKVAGRRFLHLNEIAPVSGFGGAPVQS, encoded by the exons ATggccgcctcctcgccgccggAGCAGGATCCCCCGCACGAACCCCCGCCCGCGGAGGCGGAGGCCGCGGCGCCGCCGGCGAGGAGGACGCGCCCGCCGCGCGCGTGCAGCCGCCCCctcgcgccgcccgcgcccccgcCGCGGCGGCCGGGCCCGGGCCGCCCGAGGAAGAtcgcggaggaggagcgcgaggaggcggagccgGACGCGCCGCAATGCCGCGTGGTGACGCCGCTGGTCGCGGAGCCCGCGGACCCCGGCGAGCTGCCGCGGTGGAGGCTGCGGTGCATGTGGGAGCTCGCCTCCGTCCTCAACTTCCTCCAG GTGTTCCGGCCATTGCTGAACATCGCGGTGGAGTTCACGGCGGAGGAGCTGGAGGACGCCATCCTAGTGCCTAATGGCACGTTGGAATACTTGCATGTGCCGCTATTAAGG TCGATTCCTCCTGTAGCTCGAATGTCCATGGCAGACGGAAAATGGGTGACAGTGTTATGTAGAAAATTGAAGGACTGGTGGCATCTG GTTGCAGAAGGCAATCTACCAATCGTTGCCTCACATGG AGCGGAAATTGAAACGTACAAGGAACTTGAGCCAGCGACTCGATTAATGATCCTGAAAGCAATATGTGACATACGTTGTGAG CAAGAGGATGTTCGGATCTTCGTAGATAGTTGTCTAAAAAAGGGTTATCATCTCCGTGATTTCTGCAAAGAACGAATTGGGGGAGATTCCCATGGAATCTCATACTG GTATGATGAAGATCCGATTCTCGGGCATCGATTATATCGTGAAATTAGACAAGTGGAGTATGTGAAGGAGCAAACAAGAAAATCTAAACGAAAGGGGTTCTTAGGTGTTCCAGTTGTATCCTATCAGTGGGAGACTGTCGCGACAAACTTTGTTGAATTTGAAGCAGCAGCA GAAAAACTCTTTTCAAGTAGTAACAGGACAGAGGTCTCACTTGGAAAGAAGTTGAAGCTCAATTATCTCCCAGAGATGGAAAAGACTCACAAG AAGAAGGAGAAGCTGCTAAAAAAGCAACAAAGAGAAGCCCTTCTCCTCAATAGCTACTTGACATTTGATAGATTCACCTCTGGCCGCTCCCATCGTGAAAGAAAGCGTGTCACCTATACTTTCG ATGATTATGACCGTTCAATAAATGAGGCCCTAAAAGCAATAAA GAAAAGTGAGAACCCGGTTCAGGTCGTTGCCACTACCAACAGAGGAGTACTTGTCCCAACACGAGAGGCATCAAGTAATGGTACGTTAGCTGGACCCTCACCTGTATGTAATGGACGGCGTGGAGAATCTCCACTGAAGTCATATAGCTACCAAGGGAGTGGTGGTGAGGAAAAGGCTGAGACCCTTGATCGTAG GTCTCGTCAAAGAAAAAGATCTCAAAGATACACAACGGACTTTGTTGAGAATGTCTCGGACATCGACACGAACTTTGACAGTGATGACGATATCATGGGCGAAGCTGTCTATGACGAGGAGTATCTTAGAAGTCGAAAACAACCCAAGGCAAGTACTTCAGAGTACGATGGAGAGTTTCGATCGGAAGACCAAGCGGAGTATTCTTTGAGCAGTGAAGATGAAGAGGGGATTCAACGGTCCAAGAGACTGCCAACTCGCAGTCCTCAAGGGGCCAGGCTGAAATCTATGGATGTGATCCAAACAGGCATCAAGCGCAATAAGCGTTCCACGCGGCCCCATATGAACCATCAGCGGCACTCTGGTAAAGATACCAAATTGGGAAAGCCAGGCGAACCGAATGCACTGGATCCAGATGCCAGCTCTGATGCACCAGACAGTGCAAAGACCTCAATAAAAAGTCAAGAGCAGCGACTGCTCCACATAGTGAAGATGCACGCTCCTGGCAGGGAAGAGAGCAAAGTTGCTGGGAGACGATTCCTCCACCTTAACGAGATTGCGCCTGTCAGTGGCTTCGGTGGCGCGCCAGTCCAGTCTTGA